The Odocoileus virginianus isolate 20LAN1187 ecotype Illinois chromosome 3, Ovbor_1.2, whole genome shotgun sequence genome includes a window with the following:
- the LOC110124466 gene encoding olfactory receptor 14A16-like isoform X1 yields the protein MTEKLTNATIVTEFLLMGFTDDQVLQGLYVPFFFLSYLTALMGNLLIIILTTTDQRLQSPMYFFLKNLSLIDICCISVTVPKSIINSLTKSHSISFLGCASQIFLFIFLAGTEYALLIVMSYDRYAAICHPLYYETIMNRGTCLQMVTAAWASGCVYGSMHVAGTFSVHFCGPYIVHQFFCDIPSVLTLACSGEQILEYAFIVASCTFVSVCFLFLIASYIYIFSAVLRIPSAQGRFKTFSTCVPHLTVVILFVFSGIASYLGTNSKSASSLNLFMSVLYSVLPPSLNPFIYSLRNKDMKAALGKILGSKMLPKT from the coding sequence ATGACTGAGAAATTAACCAACGCTACCATCGTAACAGAATTTTTGCTCATGGGATTCACTGATGACCAGGTGCTACAAGGACTTtatgttccattcttcttcctgaGTTACCTGACAGCACTGATGGGGAACCTCCTCATTATTATTCTCACCACCACTGACCAGCGTCTCCAGTCACCTATGTATTTCTTCCTAAAGAATTTGTCCTTGATTGATATCTGCTGCATCTCTGTCACTGTGCCCAAATCCATCATAAACTCTCTGACCAAAAGCCATTCCATCTCTTTCCTGGGATGTGCGtcacaaatttttcttttcatttttttggctggCACAGAGTATGCCCTCCTTATAGTGATGTCTTACGACCGCTATGCTGCCATCTGCCATCCTCTGTACTATGAGACAATCATGAATAGAGGCACCtgtctgcagatggtgacagcagcgtGGGCTAGTGGGTGTGTCTATGGATCCATGCATGTTGCAGGTACATTCTCTGTGCATTTCTGTGGGCCTTACATAgtgcatcagttcttctgtgatATTCCTTCAGTGCTCACACTTGCTTGTTCAGGAGAGCAAATTCTAGAATATGCATTTATTGTCGCTAGCTGTACTTTCGTTTctgtatgctttctttttctgattgcctcttatatttacattttctcaGCTGTCCTGAGGATTCCATCTGCACAAGGCAGGTTCAAAACTTTCTCTACCTGTGTACCCCATCTCACTGTAGTGATATTGTTTGTCTTTTCTGGTATTGCCAGTTATTTAGGGACTAATTCTAAGTCTGCATCATCACTGAATCTCTTCATGTCTGTATTATACTCTGTATTACCTCCCAGCCTGAACCCTTTTATCTATAGTCTGAGGAACAAGGACATGAAGGCAGCCTTAGGCAAAATACTAGGTAGTAAAATGTTGCCAAAGACATGA